From Candoia aspera isolate rCanAsp1 chromosome 4, rCanAsp1.hap2, whole genome shotgun sequence, a single genomic window includes:
- the LOC134496371 gene encoding olfactory receptor 1361-like codes for MLSVKKGNQTTFSEFILVGFGTFPELQPLLFLFFLMIYLATVTGNLLIILIVIADHHLHTPMYFFLGNLSCLETCYSSIILPKMLANLFTGQKSISFTGCMIQFYFFSSCAGIETYLLAVMSFDRYLAICRPLHYTSIMHGKIGIQIMIGVWIGSFLAGCLTVSLLAQLSFCGPNVINHYFCDLIPLEKLSCSDTNLIELVTFFISFIFIVIPFLLTLISYICIIATILKISSATGRQKAFSTCSSHLVVVCLFYGTLIVVYLLPDTPTLRHLNKVFSVFYTIFTPLINPLIYSLRNQEVHKALRRVGCKVIHVARMQINVLS; via the coding sequence ATGCTCAGTGTCAAGAAAGGAAACCAGACAACATTCTCAGAATTCATCCTTGTGGGATTTGGAACTTTCCCTGAATTGcagcctcttctttttctgtttttcctgatgATATATCTTGCAACAGTAACTGGGAACCTCCTGATTATATTGATAGTTATAGCTGACCACCATCTTCACACACCCATGTACTTTTTCCTGGGGAACCTGTCCTGTCTGGAGACCTGTTACAGTTCAATCATCTTACCAAAAATGTTGGCCAATTTGTTTACTGGTCAAAAGTCCATTTCTTTTACTGGATGCATGATCCAATTCTATTTCTTTAGTTCTTGTGCTGGTATAGAGACTTACCTCCTGGCAGTCATGTCCTTTGACCGATATCTGGCAATATGTAGACCTCTACATTATACTTCCATCATGCATGGGAAGATAGGTATCCAGATCATGATTGGAGTGTGGATTGGTTCTTTTCTAGCTGGTTGCCTGACAGTATCTCTTTTGGCTCAGTTATCATTCTGTGGCCCTAATGTCATAAATCATTACTTTTGTGATTTGATTCCACTTGAAAAACTCTCATGTAGTGACACAAACCTGATTGAACTTGTAACCTTTTTCATTAGTTTCATTTTCATTGTCATCCCATTTCTACTAACACTAATATCCTATATTTGCATTATTGCCACAATTCTAAAGATATCTTCTGCTACTGGAAGGCAGAAGGCCTTTTCCACCTGTTCTTCTCATCTTGTGGTGGTTTGTCTTTTTTATGGTACACTAATAGTTGTCTACTTGTTACCAGATACACCCACTCTAAGACACCTCAATAaagtcttttctgttttttacacCATCTTCACTCCTCTGATCAACCCCTTGATCTACAGTTTAAGAAACCAAGAAGTCCACAAAGCCCTAAGGCGAGTTGGATGCAAAGTGATACATGTGGCAAGGATGCAAATTAATGTATTATCATAG
- the LOC134497280 gene encoding olfactory receptor 5AN6-like: protein MFNTQKGNQTIISEFILMGFATLPELQPLLSLLFLMIYLATITGNLLIILLVIADHHLHTPMYFFLGNLSCLETCYSSIILPKMLANLFDSQRSISFTGCMIQFYLFGSCVCIETYLLATMSYDRYLAICRPLRYTSIMHGMFGVQIMTGVWIGSFLANCLTVSLMAQLSFCGPNVINHYFCDLIPLEKLSCSDTSLIELVTFPMSFIFTVIPFLLTLTSYICIIDTILKISSATGRQKAFSTCSSHLVVVCLFYGTLIVVYLLPDTPTLRHLNKVFSVFYTILTPLINPLIYSVRNQEVHKALRRCLS from the exons ATGTTCaatacacagaaaggaaaccagaCAATCATCTCGGAATTCATCCTTATGGGTTTTGCAACTCTCCCTGAGTTACAGCCTCTTCTTTCTCTGTTATTCCTGATGATATATCTTGCAACAATAACTGGGAACCTCCTCATTATATTGCTAGTTATAGCTGACCACCATCTTCACACACCCATGTACTTTTTCCTGGGGAATCTGTCCTGCCTGGAAACTTGCTATAGTTCAATCATCTTGCCAAAAATGTTGGCCAATTTGTTTGATAGTCAGAGGTCCATTTCTTTTACTGGATGCATGATCCAATTTTATCTGTTTGGTTCTTGTGTTTGTATAGAGACTTACCTCCTGGCAACCATGTCCTATGACCGCTATCTGGCCATTTGTAGACCTCTACGTTATACTTCCATCATGCATGGGATGTTTGGTGTCCAGATCATGACTGGAGTGTGGATTGGTTCTTTCCTAGCTAATTGCCTTACAGTGTCTCTGATGGCTCAGTTATCATTCTGTGGCCCCAATGTCATAAATCATTACTTTTGTGATTTGATTCCACTTGAAAAACTCTCTTGTAGTGACACAAGCCTGATTGAACTTGTTACCTTTCCCATGAGTTTCATTTTCACTGTCATCCCATTTCTACTAACTCTTACATCCTATATTTGCATTATTGACACAATTCTAAAAATATCTTCTGCTACCGGAAGGCAGAAGGCCTTTTCCACCTGTTCTTCTCATCTTGTGGTGGTTTGTCTTTTTTATGGTACACTAATAGTTGTCTACTTGTTGCCAGATACACCCACTCTAAGACACCTCAATAAagtattttctgttttctacACCATCTTGACTCCTCTGATCAACCCCTTGATCTATAGTGTAAGAAATCAAGAAGTCCACAAAGCCCTAAGGCGA tgtctcagc